From the Gallaecimonas kandeliae genome, one window contains:
- a CDS encoding DNA-binding protein yields the protein MPNNPFGQQLRANRDNVWKAAQALVEQGSQPSVNNVRNWLGGGSNSSISRYLQEWHGSSQEERSVRLATPLHLQQSLDALFQQLEQEKQDAIAAAGQGVQDSLAALAAERDQALAAEAEAKGQLAALQARLSDSQNAQAQSQEALEHQQKLLAETQRQLALAKQQSSQWQREAEDNRAQVSHLFHQQQHFQERWQALSAKEREEHEQARRQWQQEQSQLQAQLQILQSELGQKDRQMQGQQATPAGQLGERLEQQQQLLEKLVVEVDFLADQVRKRQQLKVELEALKNALGNS from the coding sequence ATGCCCAATAACCCTTTCGGCCAGCAGCTCAGGGCCAACCGCGACAACGTCTGGAAGGCGGCCCAGGCCCTGGTAGAGCAGGGTTCACAGCCATCGGTAAACAATGTGCGCAACTGGCTGGGGGGCGGCTCCAACAGCTCCATCAGCCGCTACCTGCAGGAATGGCATGGCTCTTCCCAGGAAGAACGCAGTGTCAGGCTGGCGACACCTTTACACCTGCAACAGTCACTGGATGCCCTGTTCCAGCAGTTGGAGCAGGAGAAGCAGGACGCCATCGCCGCCGCCGGCCAGGGGGTCCAGGACAGCTTGGCTGCCTTGGCAGCCGAGCGGGATCAGGCCCTGGCCGCCGAGGCCGAGGCCAAAGGGCAGCTGGCGGCGTTGCAGGCACGGCTCAGCGACAGCCAAAATGCCCAGGCCCAAAGCCAGGAAGCATTGGAGCACCAGCAGAAGCTGCTGGCCGAGACCCAGCGTCAGCTGGCCCTGGCCAAACAGCAAAGCAGCCAGTGGCAACGTGAGGCCGAGGATAACCGCGCCCAGGTCAGTCATCTCTTTCACCAGCAGCAGCACTTCCAGGAGCGCTGGCAGGCGCTGAGTGCCAAGGAGCGGGAAGAGCATGAGCAGGCCCGCCGACAGTGGCAGCAGGAGCAAAGCCAGCTCCAGGCGCAGTTGCAAATCCTGCAATCCGAGCTGGGCCAGAAGGACAGGCAGATGCAAGGCCAGCAGGCCACACCGGCCGGCCAGTTGGGCGAGCGTCTCGAACAGCAACAGCAGCTGCTGGAAAAACTGGTGGTGGAGGTGGACTTCCTGGCCGACCAGGTCCGCAAACGCCAGCAGCTCAAGGTTGAACTGGAAGCCTTGAAAAACGCCCTTGGTAATTCATGA
- the bioD gene encoding dethiobiotin synthase — translation MAKRLFVTGTDTDVGKTHMGCALLSHLGRLGLKAAGLKPIASGGRIDAERLWRHSSLQLPLDSHNPFHFAPPIAPHLAAAEAGVALGVDEVLKRLEPWQRQEADWLLMEGAGGWRVPLNDNETFADLAKAWGGPVVLVVGMRLGCVNHALLTAEAIRSDGLELLGWVANRGLGEMDRLEDNLAYLKRHMGAPLLALAGQSPEPAAIEVDWKGC, via the coding sequence ATGGCAAAACGCCTCTTCGTAACGGGCACCGACACCGATGTGGGCAAGACCCATATGGGTTGTGCCTTGCTGTCGCACCTGGGCCGCTTGGGCCTGAAGGCCGCCGGCCTCAAGCCCATCGCCTCCGGCGGCCGGATTGATGCCGAGCGGCTCTGGCGCCATTCCAGCCTGCAACTGCCCCTCGACAGCCACAATCCCTTCCATTTTGCCCCGCCCATAGCGCCGCACTTGGCCGCCGCTGAGGCCGGCGTTGCCCTGGGGGTGGACGAGGTGCTCAAGCGCCTCGAGCCCTGGCAACGACAAGAAGCCGACTGGCTGCTGATGGAAGGCGCCGGTGGCTGGCGGGTCCCGCTCAACGACAATGAAACCTTCGCCGATCTGGCCAAAGCCTGGGGCGGCCCCGTGGTGCTGGTGGTGGGCATGCGCCTTGGCTGCGTCAACCACGCCTTGCTGACGGCGGAGGCCATCCGCAGTGACGGCCTGGAGCTGCTGGGCTGGGTGGCCAACCGCGGCCTGGGGGAGATGGATCGCCTGGAAGACAACCTGGCCTACCTCAAGCGCCATATGGGGGCGCCGCTATTGGCATTGGCCGGCCAAAGCCCGGAGCCAGCCGCTATCGAAGTGGACTGGAAAGGCTGTTAG
- a CDS encoding FKBP-type peptidyl-prolyl cis-trans isomerase — protein MADYQTTEQKASYGVGRQMGDQLAQQAFDGLDIPAVQQGLADALRGEEFAVSPDDINAAFDVIRSRLEEEDKARKAAFTQANDVFLAENAKKDGVVVTDSGLQYEVLAEGEGATPSAADKVKVHYHGTLIDGTVFDSSVARGEPISFPVTGVIKGWVEALQLMKVGSKWRLTIPHDLAYGEQGAGRAIPPFAVLVFEVELLGIE, from the coding sequence ATGGCCGATTACCAAACCACAGAACAAAAGGCCAGCTACGGCGTAGGCCGCCAGATGGGTGACCAACTGGCCCAGCAGGCTTTCGACGGCCTGGATATCCCTGCCGTTCAGCAAGGCCTGGCCGACGCCCTGCGCGGCGAGGAATTCGCTGTTTCTCCTGACGACATCAACGCCGCCTTCGACGTCATCCGCAGCCGCCTGGAAGAAGAAGACAAGGCCCGCAAGGCCGCCTTCACCCAGGCCAACGACGTCTTCCTGGCCGAGAACGCCAAGAAAGACGGCGTCGTGGTCACCGACTCCGGCCTGCAGTACGAAGTCCTGGCCGAAGGCGAAGGCGCTACCCCCAGCGCCGCCGACAAGGTCAAGGTCCACTACCACGGCACCCTGATCGACGGCACCGTCTTCGACAGCTCCGTCGCCCGCGGCGAGCCGATCAGCTTCCCGGTGACCGGCGTCATCAAAGGCTGGGTAGAAGCCCTGCAACTGATGAAAGTCGGCTCCAAGTGGCGCCTGACCATTCCCCACGATCTGGCCTACGGCGAGCAAGGCGCTGGCCGCGCCATACCACCCTTTGCCGTGCTGGTGTTCGAAGTCGAACTGCTGGGTATCGAGTAA
- a CDS encoding NlpC/P60 family protein: MNKALPFLCLMLSACASSPPAPTSTSTSTSTSTSTPEYQSPALAKLQAQYQAWRGVSYRFGGTDKGGIDCSAFTQETFKDQFGLALARTTQAQVREGRPVSQAKLAPGDLLFFRIGRYRHVGIYLEAGRFLHVSTRLGVTISSLADPYWQAHYWTARRVL, from the coding sequence ATGAACAAAGCCCTGCCCTTCCTCTGCCTGATGCTCTCGGCCTGCGCCTCGTCGCCACCGGCGCCAACGTCAACGTCAACGTCAACGTCAACGTCAACGTCAACGCCCGAGTATCAGAGCCCCGCCCTTGCCAAACTGCAAGCCCAGTACCAGGCATGGCGCGGCGTCAGTTACCGTTTTGGGGGCACGGACAAAGGCGGCATTGATTGTTCCGCCTTCACCCAGGAGACCTTCAAGGACCAGTTTGGCCTGGCGCTGGCGCGCACCACCCAGGCCCAGGTCCGTGAAGGCAGGCCCGTCAGCCAGGCAAAGCTGGCCCCCGGAGATCTGCTGTTCTTCCGGATAGGCCGCTATCGTCATGTGGGGATCTACTTGGAGGCGGGGCGCTTCCTGCACGTGTCCACCCGCTTGGGGGTGACCATCTCGTCCCTGGCCGACCCCTACTGGCAGGCTCATTACTGGACCGCCAGGCGGGTGCTTTAA
- the htpX gene encoding protease HtpX — protein sequence MKRVVLFLATNLAVILVLSIVLNLVMSALGIQNQSTAGYLVIAAVFGFGGSFISLLMSKWMAKRSTGAYVIERPRDQMEQWLVDTVARQAQKAGIKMPEVAIYDSPDMNAFATGPSKNDSLVAVSTGLLYKMDRDEVEAVLGHEISHVANGDMVTMTLIQGVLNTFVIFFARVVAGVISNAMRGNDEEEGQGLGGLAYFAVVMVLEMVFGILASFIVAWFSRQREFRADAGGAALAGRQKMISALERLGRAHEEPHLEGQLAAFGIQGKRSLAELMMSHPPIEKRIAALRAL from the coding sequence GTGAAACGCGTCGTCCTGTTCCTGGCCACCAACCTGGCCGTGATCCTGGTGCTGTCCATCGTCCTCAACCTGGTGATGTCGGCGCTGGGGATCCAGAACCAGTCCACAGCCGGCTATCTGGTCATCGCCGCCGTCTTCGGTTTTGGCGGCAGCTTCATTTCCCTGCTGATGTCCAAATGGATGGCCAAGCGCAGCACCGGTGCCTATGTGATAGAGCGTCCCCGGGACCAGATGGAGCAATGGCTGGTGGACACCGTGGCCCGCCAGGCCCAGAAGGCCGGCATCAAGATGCCGGAAGTGGCCATCTACGATTCCCCCGACATGAACGCCTTCGCCACAGGCCCCAGCAAGAACGACTCCCTGGTGGCCGTGTCCACAGGCCTGCTCTACAAGATGGACAGGGACGAAGTCGAAGCGGTACTGGGCCACGAGATCTCCCACGTCGCCAACGGCGACATGGTGACCATGACCCTGATCCAGGGCGTACTTAATACCTTCGTCATCTTCTTCGCCCGCGTCGTCGCCGGCGTGATCTCCAATGCCATGCGCGGCAATGACGAGGAAGAAGGCCAGGGCTTGGGCGGCCTTGCCTACTTCGCAGTCGTGATGGTGCTGGAAATGGTGTTCGGCATACTGGCTTCCTTCATCGTCGCCTGGTTCTCCCGTCAACGTGAGTTTCGCGCCGATGCCGGCGGTGCTGCCCTGGCCGGACGCCAGAAGATGATCAGCGCCCTGGAGCGCCTGGGCCGGGCCCACGAAGAACCTCATCTGGAAGGCCAGCTGGCCGCCTTCGGTATCCAGGGCAAACGCTCTTTGGCCGAGCTGATGATGAGCCACCCGCCCATCGAGAAACGTATCGCCGCCCTGCGCGCCCTCTGA
- a CDS encoding methyltransferase domain-containing protein, with protein MTALPSVPRPDVARAFGLAAEQYDTHAALQRRVADWLLEQVTQAAAIALDLGCGTGYCLARLPAFKRIGIDISAPMLATARQKLPQADFIQGDAEALPLPSHSVDLLVSSLALQWCLSLDKALLEAQRVLAPGGRLLIALPMAGSLFELAEAWGGGQGHLLPLPEPSAVRALLPPGASLVLKDFVCHFADLKALRQSLKGIGAHQVPGRARGLTGKASYRQFLAGLEAQRTERGLPLTYRIGLIQWQNASS; from the coding sequence GTGACTGCCTTGCCTAGTGTCCCCCGGCCCGATGTGGCCCGTGCCTTTGGCCTGGCGGCCGAACAGTACGACACCCATGCCGCCCTGCAGCGGCGGGTGGCAGATTGGCTCCTTGAGCAGGTAACCCAAGCTGCCGCCATAGCCCTGGATCTCGGCTGCGGTACCGGTTACTGCCTGGCGCGGTTGCCGGCCTTCAAGCGTATCGGCATCGACATCAGCGCTCCCATGCTGGCCACAGCCCGCCAGAAGCTGCCTCAGGCCGATTTCATCCAAGGGGATGCCGAAGCCTTGCCGCTGCCATCCCATTCCGTGGATCTGCTGGTCTCCAGCCTGGCCTTGCAATGGTGCCTTTCCCTGGATAAGGCCCTCCTTGAGGCCCAGCGGGTACTGGCGCCGGGCGGCAGGCTGCTGATCGCCCTGCCCATGGCCGGCAGCCTCTTTGAACTGGCCGAGGCCTGGGGCGGCGGCCAGGGGCACCTCTTGCCCCTGCCTGAACCTTCCGCCGTCCGTGCCCTCTTGCCCCCTGGCGCCAGCCTGGTGCTCAAGGACTTTGTCTGCCACTTTGCCGACCTCAAGGCACTGCGCCAGAGCCTCAAGGGCATAGGTGCCCACCAGGTGCCGGGCCGGGCCAGGGGCCTAACCGGCAAGGCCAGTTACCGCCAGTTCCTGGCCGGCCTCGAGGCCCAGCGCACCGAGAGGGGTCTGCCCCTGACCTACCGTATAGGACTCATCCAATGGCAAAACGCCTCTTCGTAA
- the yjjG gene encoding pyrimidine 5'-nucleotidase — protein MQYQWVLFDADETLFRFDSQGGLKSLLARYGHEMTEQCYSDFQRKNLALWEQYHQGEIDMLALQKQRFAHFGERFGVKPVALNAQFQEAMVENSPPMDGAHELLLSLKGRARLGIISNGFKALQPGRLARAGWSEFFELVVTSEEAGVAKPDPAIFHFTFDKMDQKPEKALMVGDNPHADVAGGAGVGLDTCWFNRHGNPRPDGISPTYEVGSLLELKALLA, from the coding sequence ATGCAATATCAATGGGTGCTGTTTGACGCCGATGAGACCCTGTTCCGCTTTGATTCCCAAGGGGGCTTGAAGAGCCTCTTGGCCCGTTACGGCCATGAGATGACAGAGCAGTGCTACAGCGACTTCCAGCGCAAGAACCTGGCCCTCTGGGAGCAGTACCACCAGGGCGAAATCGACATGCTGGCCCTCCAGAAACAGCGCTTCGCCCATTTCGGGGAGCGGTTCGGGGTCAAGCCAGTGGCACTGAACGCCCAGTTCCAGGAAGCCATGGTGGAGAACAGCCCGCCCATGGACGGTGCCCATGAGCTGCTGCTGAGCCTCAAGGGCCGGGCCAGGCTTGGTATCATCAGCAACGGTTTCAAGGCCTTGCAACCCGGGCGCCTGGCGAGGGCCGGCTGGAGCGAATTCTTCGAACTGGTGGTGACCTCGGAAGAAGCCGGGGTGGCCAAGCCGGATCCCGCCATTTTCCATTTCACCTTCGACAAGATGGACCAGAAGCCAGAGAAGGCGCTGATGGTGGGGGACAATCCCCACGCCGACGTGGCCGGCGGCGCCGGTGTGGGCCTGGATACCTGTTGGTTCAACCGCCATGGCAATCCCAGGCCGGACGGCATCAGCCCCACCTATGAAGTCGGCTCTTTGCTGGAGTTGAAAGCGCTGCTGGCTTAA
- a CDS encoding low molecular weight protein-tyrosine-phosphatase: MGNICRSPTAEAVARKRLQDAGLEVLVESAGTIGYHAGESPDLRARQAGEARGYDFSGILARQVASEDFVHFDLILAMDRRNFSDLTSRCPERHKHKIKLLLSYAPKLGVDEVPDPYYGGAQGFEQVLDLVESATDGLLASLKTHV, encoded by the coding sequence ATGGGCAACATCTGCAGATCACCCACGGCAGAGGCGGTGGCCAGGAAGCGCCTGCAGGATGCCGGCCTCGAAGTGCTGGTCGAGTCGGCAGGCACCATCGGCTATCACGCCGGCGAGAGCCCGGATCTGCGGGCCCGCCAGGCCGGTGAAGCCAGGGGCTATGACTTTTCCGGTATCCTCGCCAGGCAGGTGGCCAGCGAGGACTTCGTTCATTTCGACCTGATCCTGGCCATGGACAGGCGCAACTTCAGCGACCTCACCAGCCGCTGCCCTGAACGCCACAAGCACAAGATCAAGCTGCTGCTGAGCTATGCGCCCAAACTGGGGGTGGACGAAGTGCCAGATCCCTATTACGGCGGGGCCCAAGGCTTCGAACAAGTGCTGGATCTGGTGGAGTCCGCCACCGACGGCTTGCTGGCAAGCCTCAAGACCCACGTCTAA
- a CDS encoding DEAD/DEAH box helicase → MVMKLRPYQQEAVKATLSYFRKSRAPALLVLPTGAGKSLVIAELARLAKGRVLMLTHVAELVAQNADKYRQLRDDGSIFSAGLKAKDARGKVVFASIQSVAPNLDAFEDDFSLVVIDECHRIGPTEESQYRQVLAHFAKSLVLGLTATPYRLDSGWLYRFHAKGQVRSTEPKLFDYCIFELPLRRLIDQGYLTPVRLIPAPAIRYDFSEAVESWTEAALDRALAGQGQLTPAIVDHLVALCEGRRGVMIFAATRKHAWDILARLPEGEAALVLGDTPGPERKALIAAFKAQTLKYLVNVSVLTTGFDAPHVDVIALMRPTQSVSLFQQMVGRGLRLFEGKTDCLVLDYAGSGFDLFSPEVGEPRPAGTVPVTVPCPVCDFPNQFWGKVDEDGDVIEHFGRRCQGMTGPEQQCDYRFRFRLCNQCGGEADIAARHCPHCQAVMVDVDKQLREAMKSRDQHLFRVAEMETGLDDSGLRLCYRDLDGQPFTEYLKFKTKALRRFLAEANPAPGTLFLPDDKGLAAHLARLRQPRFLLLSKQRGWRLGQRIFDYQGRFADHQDLG, encoded by the coding sequence CTGGTCATGAAACTCAGGCCCTATCAACAGGAGGCCGTCAAGGCCACCCTGAGCTACTTCAGGAAGAGCAGGGCACCGGCATTGCTGGTGCTGCCCACCGGCGCCGGCAAGAGCCTGGTGATCGCCGAGCTGGCCCGCCTGGCCAAGGGCCGGGTGTTGATGCTGACCCATGTGGCGGAGCTGGTGGCCCAGAATGCCGACAAGTATCGCCAGCTTCGGGACGACGGCAGCATCTTCTCGGCCGGGCTCAAGGCCAAGGATGCCAGGGGCAAGGTGGTATTCGCCTCCATCCAGTCCGTGGCTCCCAACCTGGACGCCTTTGAGGACGATTTCTCTCTTGTGGTCATCGACGAGTGCCACCGTATAGGCCCCACAGAGGAGAGCCAATACCGGCAGGTGCTGGCCCATTTCGCCAAGAGCCTGGTGCTGGGGCTGACCGCTACCCCTTACCGCCTCGACAGCGGCTGGCTTTACCGTTTCCACGCCAAGGGCCAAGTACGCAGTACCGAGCCCAAGCTTTTCGACTACTGCATCTTCGAGCTGCCCCTGCGGCGCCTTATCGATCAGGGCTACCTGACGCCGGTGCGGCTCATTCCGGCCCCGGCCATCCGCTACGACTTCAGCGAGGCCGTAGAGAGCTGGACCGAGGCCGCTCTTGACCGCGCCTTGGCTGGCCAAGGCCAGCTGACCCCCGCCATAGTGGACCACCTGGTGGCGCTCTGCGAAGGCCGGCGCGGGGTCATGATCTTCGCCGCCACCCGAAAACACGCCTGGGACATCCTGGCCAGGCTGCCGGAAGGTGAGGCGGCCCTGGTGCTGGGAGATACCCCTGGCCCAGAGCGCAAGGCCCTGATCGCCGCTTTCAAGGCGCAGACACTCAAGTACCTGGTCAATGTCTCGGTGTTGACCACAGGTTTCGACGCCCCCCACGTGGACGTCATAGCCCTGATGCGGCCCACCCAGTCGGTGTCCCTTTTCCAGCAGATGGTGGGCCGTGGCCTGCGCCTCTTCGAAGGCAAGACGGACTGCCTGGTGCTGGACTATGCCGGCTCTGGCTTCGATCTCTTCAGTCCAGAGGTGGGGGAGCCAAGGCCTGCCGGCACAGTGCCTGTGACAGTGCCTTGCCCTGTTTGCGACTTCCCCAACCAGTTTTGGGGCAAGGTGGACGAGGATGGCGACGTCATCGAGCACTTTGGCCGCCGTTGCCAGGGCATGACGGGGCCTGAGCAGCAGTGCGACTACCGTTTTCGCTTTCGGCTCTGCAACCAATGCGGCGGCGAAGCCGACATCGCGGCCCGCCACTGCCCCCACTGCCAGGCGGTGATGGTGGATGTGGACAAGCAGTTGCGCGAGGCCATGAAAAGCCGCGATCAGCATTTGTTCCGGGTCGCCGAGATGGAGACTGGCCTGGACGACAGCGGCCTGCGGCTTTGTTACCGGGACCTGGACGGCCAGCCCTTCACCGAGTACCTCAAGTTCAAGACCAAGGCCCTGAGGCGCTTCCTGGCAGAGGCCAACCCGGCGCCTGGCACCCTGTTCCTGCCCGACGACAAGGGCCTGGCCGCCCACTTGGCGCGGCTGCGGCAACCCCGTTTTCTGCTGCTCTCTAAACAGAGAGGTTGGCGCCTAGGCCAGCGGATCTTCGACTATCAGGGCCGCTTTGCCGATCACCAGGACCTGGGTTAG
- a CDS encoding alpha/beta hydrolase, whose amino-acid sequence MQYLPCLELTTGDNIEASVIWLHGLGADGNDFAPVVPELGLPQGAGVRFIFPHAPVMPVTVNGGYLMPAWYDILSLDIDRKVDETQLRASAQAVKDLIARELARGIPSQRIVLAGFSQGGAVAYEAALSLDKPLAGLLALSTYFATQGSIELNDANKALPVAIHHGVQDPVVPELLGQRAAQCLKDWGYQVEYRRYPMEHSLCLPQIKDIGQWLAQVLALKAS is encoded by the coding sequence ATGCAATACCTGCCCTGCCTGGAACTGACCACAGGCGACAACATCGAGGCCAGCGTGATCTGGCTGCACGGCCTGGGTGCCGACGGTAACGACTTCGCCCCCGTGGTGCCGGAACTGGGCCTGCCCCAGGGCGCCGGGGTGCGTTTTATCTTCCCCCATGCTCCCGTGATGCCGGTCACCGTCAACGGCGGCTACCTGATGCCGGCCTGGTACGACATCCTCAGCCTGGATATCGACCGCAAGGTGGACGAAACCCAGCTGCGGGCCTCGGCCCAGGCGGTAAAAGATCTGATCGCGCGGGAGCTGGCCAGAGGCATCCCCAGCCAACGTATAGTGCTGGCCGGCTTTTCCCAAGGCGGCGCCGTGGCCTATGAAGCGGCCTTAAGCCTGGACAAGCCCCTGGCGGGCCTGCTGGCCCTGTCCACCTATTTTGCGACCCAGGGCAGCATTGAGCTGAACGACGCCAACAAAGCCTTGCCGGTCGCCATCCACCACGGCGTCCAGGACCCTGTGGTGCCGGAGCTACTGGGCCAAAGGGCGGCACAATGCCTCAAAGACTGGGGTTACCAGGTGGAATACCGCCGCTACCCCATGGAGCACAGCCTTTGCCTGCCCCAAATCAAGGACATAGGCCAGTGGCTGGCCCAAGTCTTGGCCCTGAAGGCGAGCTGA
- the pepE gene encoding dipeptidase PepE: MRALLLSASRAGDTPYLTHALPFIDALLKSNERELLFVPFAGVTISWDDYTAKVAEALAPLGISVTGIHQAADPVQAVKDAKAIAIGGGNTFRLLTELYGRELVAAIRDQVAEGMPYIGWSAGSNVAGKSIRTTNDMPIIYPPSFDAIQLVPFQLNPHFTDYVQPGHNGETRTERLTEFLTLNPQERVLCLPEGTALRRNGDKLTLLGGKVCYLMRFGETESIEAGSDLSHWL; the protein is encoded by the coding sequence ATGCGTGCCCTGCTGCTTTCCGCCTCCCGTGCCGGTGATACCCCTTACCTGACCCATGCCCTGCCCTTTATCGACGCTCTGCTTAAGAGCAACGAAAGGGAACTGCTGTTCGTGCCCTTTGCCGGCGTCACCATCAGCTGGGACGACTATACCGCCAAGGTCGCTGAAGCCCTGGCGCCGCTCGGGATCAGTGTCACCGGCATCCACCAGGCCGCCGACCCGGTGCAAGCCGTGAAAGACGCCAAGGCCATCGCCATCGGCGGCGGCAACACCTTCAGGCTGCTCACCGAGCTCTACGGCCGCGAGCTGGTGGCCGCCATCCGCGACCAGGTGGCCGAAGGCATGCCCTACATCGGCTGGAGCGCCGGCTCCAATGTCGCGGGCAAGAGCATTCGCACCACCAACGACATGCCCATCATCTATCCGCCGAGCTTCGACGCCATCCAGTTGGTGCCATTCCAGCTAAACCCCCATTTCACCGACTATGTGCAGCCCGGCCACAACGGCGAAACCCGCACCGAGCGCCTCACCGAGTTCCTGACCCTCAATCCCCAGGAAAGGGTGCTCTGCCTGCCGGAAGGCACTGCCCTCAGGCGCAACGGCGACAAACTGACGTTGCTGGGCGGCAAGGTCTGCTACCTGATGCGCTTTGGCGAAACCGAGAGCATCGAAGCCGGCAGCGATCTCAGCCACTGGCTCTGA